A genome region from Alistipes dispar includes the following:
- a CDS encoding threonine/serine exporter family protein, producing MKTQAELKAIARFVAEYATRLMGSGVHTSRVVRNTKRLGEALGVRVIVSAFQKVVNFSVVDDESGEVCTEAADIPPLPISFELNAELSALSWEAYDERLPLGEIERRYREIVARPRLDPIFTLVLVGLANASFCRLFGGDWFAVSIVFTATLIGFFLKQGMQARGFNHYVIFIASAFVASMYASVALTFDTTSDVAIATSVLFLIPGVPLINGVIDIVEGHILNGIARLTSALMLIVCIAVGLSGTLMIVKSALL from the coding sequence ATGAAGACGCAAGCCGAACTGAAGGCGATCGCACGGTTCGTCGCGGAGTACGCCACCCGTCTCATGGGGTCGGGCGTGCATACCTCGCGCGTGGTGCGCAACACCAAGCGGCTGGGCGAGGCGCTCGGAGTGCGGGTGATCGTCTCTGCATTCCAGAAGGTCGTGAATTTTTCGGTGGTGGACGACGAGAGCGGCGAGGTGTGCACCGAGGCCGCGGACATTCCGCCGCTGCCGATCAGTTTCGAGCTCAACGCCGAGCTGAGCGCCCTGAGCTGGGAGGCCTACGACGAGCGCCTGCCGCTCGGGGAGATCGAACGCCGCTACCGGGAGATCGTCGCCCGGCCGCGCCTCGATCCGATCTTCACGCTCGTACTCGTCGGGCTGGCCAACGCATCGTTCTGCCGGCTGTTCGGCGGCGACTGGTTCGCCGTGAGCATCGTCTTCACGGCGACGCTCATCGGCTTTTTCCTCAAGCAGGGAATGCAGGCGCGCGGCTTCAACCACTACGTGATCTTCATCGCCTCGGCGTTCGTCGCCTCGATGTACGCTTCGGTGGCGCTCACGTTCGACACCACGTCGGACGTCGCCATCGCCACGAGCGTCCTGTTCCTCATTCCCGGCGTGCCGCTCATCAACGGCGTGATCGACATTGTCGAGGGGCACATCCTGAACGGCATCGCCCGCCTCACGTCGGCGCTGATGCTCATCGTCTGCATCGCCGTCGGTCTCTCCGGGACGCTGATGATCGTAAAATCCGCTCTGCTATGA
- a CDS encoding HD domain-containing protein produces MKEIDPSLEAYVEAEIIPRYAHFDRAHSTDHVRSVIDRSLALARRYDVEPDMVYVIAAYHDTGLAFGRERHHIDAGRILAEDAELRRRFDSERIATMREAVEDHRASSGHAPRSIYGRIVAEADRCIDTQTILRRTVQYGLAHCPALTREEHFTRCREHLQRKYAEGGYLRLWLPESDNARRLAELREAIRDGERLRRLFDAIFDAETSGPAGGTPDRTEAGEAAEAR; encoded by the coding sequence ATGAAAGAAATCGACCCCAGCCTCGAGGCCTACGTCGAGGCCGAAATCATCCCCCGCTACGCGCATTTCGACCGCGCGCACTCCACGGACCACGTCCGCTCGGTCATCGACCGGAGCCTCGCGCTGGCCCGCCGCTACGACGTGGAGCCCGACATGGTCTATGTCATAGCCGCCTACCACGACACGGGGCTCGCCTTCGGCCGCGAACGCCACCACATCGACGCCGGACGCATCCTGGCCGAAGACGCCGAACTGCGCCGCCGCTTCGACAGCGAGCGGATCGCGACGATGCGCGAGGCTGTCGAGGACCACCGCGCCTCGTCCGGGCACGCGCCCCGTTCGATCTACGGCCGCATCGTCGCCGAAGCCGACCGCTGCATCGACACGCAAACGATTCTCCGCCGCACGGTGCAGTACGGGCTGGCGCACTGCCCGGCGCTGACGCGCGAGGAGCACTTCACCCGCTGCCGGGAACACCTCCAGCGCAAATACGCCGAAGGAGGCTACCTCCGCCTCTGGCTGCCCGAATCGGACAATGCCCGGCGGCTCGCGGAGCTGCGGGAGGCGATCCGCGACGGGGAACGGCTGCGCCGCCTCTTCGACGCAATCTTCGACGCCGAGACATCCGGCCCCGCAGGCGGAACCCCCGACCGGACCGAAGCCGGAGAGGCGGCGGAGGCACGGTAG